GTGGGTTCGAACCCCTCACAACCCATCTTAAAGTGCTAGAGTTTTCGCTATATGCGGAGGCTCTTTTTTATTTGTGAAACTACAAAAAACTAGAATAGATTATCTATTATTAGATTGGCATTTTTATTTACATCTAACTTTTTGTGATTATATTAACTTGACATATTTGTAATGTTTTCGTAATATTTAAAATGTAAACGAATACATATGATGTGTAAAGAGAAATTTAAAGCATGGAAAAAGAGAAAGAGCTTATTAAAGGGAGGCAGCTAAGAAATGCAAAAAAAGAAATCAGTACTTATTTTGTTAGTAGTTATACTAGTGTGTTTATTTTTGAATCCTGCAAGTGGAAGTGCCTATGTTCTAAATAAACAACGGATGCCAAATCCAAAGCATATTAATTATTTCAATGATTCGTCAATTATTAAAGCAAAAATGGATGGATACATGAGTTATGCGACTAAATGGAATTATTCAGGAAGTCAAGTTAAGGTAAGTAGGAGCATTGGAGCAGTTGGAGTGCAAATAAAGAATACATATGTAAATAGTGGGTCGGGTGCTTATGCGATAACTTACTATACATCAAGGCAAAGTGCTACAATTAAATATTTTAAACCATTTAAAAGTCTTAGTGCTGCTAATAAAAGAGAAACAGTAGTTCATGAAGTAGGTC
The nucleotide sequence above comes from Listeria ivanovii subsp. londoniensis. Encoded proteins:
- a CDS encoding matrixin family metalloprotease; translation: MQKKKSVLILLVVILVCLFLNPASGSAYVLNKQRMPNPKHINYFNDSSIIKAKMDGYMSYATKWNYSGSQVKVSRSIGAVGVQIKNTYVNSGSGAYAITYYTSRQSATIKYFKPFKSLSAANKRETVVHEVGHAIGLSHTQSKNDSISVMRALKFNGKAYPLTDDKKGINAKY